CTTGACCGCCTGAATGAGACATTATCATACAGAGAAGATGTTGCCGATCCAGTGAAACCAGTGGAGGGCAATGATCCGGAGTATTTACAGATGTCCGAGTTCACATTCAAATATCCGTCATCCAATGTGAACAATCTCGATAATATCAAGCTCCACTTGAACCGTGGTGAAACGCTGGGAATCGTCGGGAAGACGGGAAGCGGTAAGACAACGCTGATCAAACAGCTGTTGAGGGAATATCCTGAAGGCAGTGGAAACCTGCTAGTATCAGGAGTGCCGATCCAGGAGCACAGTCTGAGGCAGACTCGGGGCTGGATGGGGTATGTTCCGCAGGAGAACATCCTTTTCTCCCGTTCAGTTAAGGAAAATATTCTGTTCGGAAACCCGATGGCTTCCGAAAAAGATTTGCAGGATATCATCGATTTGGCTGCTTTTCGCAAAGACCTGGAGATGCTGCCGGAAGGTCTGGAAACACTTGTCGGTGAAAAAGGGGTCGCACTATCTGGCGGCCAGAAACAGCGTATTTCGATTGCACGTGCTTTGATCAAGGATCCGGAAATCCTTATACTCGATGATTCACTTTCAGCAGTCGATGCAAAAACAGAGAAAAAAATCATTGATAATATCCGCAAAGAGCGGAATGCGAAAACAACGATCATCACAACTCACAGAATGTCTGCGGTTGAACATGCCGACCATATCGTTGTGCTTGAGGATGGAAAAATAATCGAGGAAGGCACGCACGAAAAATTGATGGCTGATCAAGGCTGGTATTACGAGCAGTATATCAAGCAGCAGGCAGCAACAGTCGAAGAGGAGGTGCACTCCGTATGAGTACAGGAAAAAGACTGTTCAAATATGCGTTAAATTATAAGAAAATAATCCTGATTGCCCTGGCGATGCTGACTGTCGCTGTTGTCGCAGACCTCGCAGGACCATTCATCGCCAAGCGGATGATTGATAACCACATTTTAGGTATTGAATCTGTCTGGCACAAGACAGAAGCTGGCGATGGTGCAGTGCAATATAATGGCAGCTTTTACACAAAAGATGGCGAAGCCGAAAACGCAGATTCTGCCCGGATTTTACAGGTCGGCAGGAATTTTGTGTTTGTGGATGCAGATGTCGAATTCGACGGGAATCGCAGCTATGAGGATGGGTTATTAACAATCAGCAAAGGGTCAAAAGCTGCGCAATATGAAGCTGAGGTATTGTCCGGCGATGATTTGATGAATTTTTACAAACCAGAAATACCAAATATTATTAAGCTGCTTTCCTTTTATTTCGGATTGCTGGTCATTGCGTCCATTTTCCAATATGGCCAGAGGTTCTATTTGCAAAAGTCAGCGAACCGGATTATCCAGAAGCTCCGGGAAGATGTCTTCAGACAGATTCAGCGGCTGCCAATTCAGTATTTTGATAATCTTCCTGCGGGGAAGGTCGTTGCGAGGATCACGAATGATACAGAGGCGATACGCGAATTGTACGTTACGGTCCTGTCAACTTTCTTTACAAGTTTCATCTATATTACCGGCATCTATATTGCCTTGTTCATCCTGAATGCGAACCTTGCAGCGATTTGTTTACTGTTATTGCCAATCCTTTATGTTTGGGCAAAACTGTACCGCAAGTACGCATCAAAATACAATCATGTGATCCGCTCTCGTGTAAGTGATATTAATGGCATGATCAATGAATCCATACAGGGCATGAGCATCATCCAGGCCTTCAGCCGTGAAAAAGAAACACAGCAGGAATTCGAGACGTTGAACAAGGAGCATTTCACTTATCAAAATAAATTGTTGAGTTTGAATTCCTCTACATCCCATAATCTTGTGGGGGTGTTAAG
This window of the Mesobacillus jeotgali genome carries:
- a CDS encoding ABC transporter ATP-binding protein, whose protein sequence is MSTGKRLFKYALNYKKIILIALAMLTVAVVADLAGPFIAKRMIDNHILGIESVWHKTEAGDGAVQYNGSFYTKDGEAENADSARILQVGRNFVFVDADVEFDGNRSYEDGLLTISKGSKAAQYEAEVLSGDDLMNFYKPEIPNIIKLLSFYFGLLVIASIFQYGQRFYLQKSANRIIQKLREDVFRQIQRLPIQYFDNLPAGKVVARITNDTEAIRELYVTVLSTFFTSFIYITGIYIALFILNANLAAICLLLLPILYVWAKLYRKYASKYNHVIRSRVSDINGMINESIQGMSIIQAFSREKETQQEFETLNKEHFTYQNKLLSLNSSTSHNLVGVLRNIVFVAFIWYFGGEALQPSSAISLGMLYAFVDYINRLFNPVQGIVNQLANLEQALVAGERVFNLMDEEGIDVSEKGIPRYKGNVLFDHVSFGYKEGEYVLKDLCFEAKQGETVALVGHTGSGKSSIMNLLFRFYDPQEGKILIDGMDITEMPRQTLRKHMGIVLQDPFLFTGTIASNVSLDHPDITRDMVEKALASVGADTVLKNLEKGYDEPVIEKGSTLSSGQRQLVSFARALAFDPAILILDEATSSIDTETEAIIQEAMDVLKEGRTTFIIAHRLSTIRNADQILVLDRGRIVEKGTHDQLMELKGKYFQMYQLQLGNKVKAG